From Chitinophagales bacterium, one genomic window encodes:
- a CDS encoding DUF465 domain-containing protein encodes MDKHDLHHEFPEFDKQIHDLKVSDNHFRRLFDEYHEINNEIHRIETGAEATADETLNQLRLKRVHLKDELYTMLKQA; translated from the coding sequence ATGGATAAGCACGATTTGCATCACGAGTTCCCAGAATTTGACAAACAAATTCATGATTTAAAAGTTAGCGATAATCATTTTCGTCGCCTCTTTGATGAATATCATGAGATCAACAATGAGATACACCGTATAGAAACGGGAGCAGAAGCCACTGCAGATGAAACATTAAATCAGTTAAGACTTAAGAGAGTTCATTTGAAAGATGAACTTTATACCATGCTGAAGCAAGCTTAA
- the dapB gene encoding 4-hydroxy-tetrahydrodipicolinate reductase: protein MKIALIGYGKMGKAIEGVVIEEGRHEICLKIDDSNKKELTIDQLKQVDVAIDFTQPDAAFDNVMLCFEANIPIVVGTTAWAEGLEKAKQICHEKNQTLFASPNFSIGVNLFFQLNKYFTKLMLPFQDYSVKMSEIHHTEKKDAPSGTAVKLANDMIAVSNNCYNSWELDKASNSGVIPIEAIREEHVPGTHHVRFESEIDFLQITHEAKGRKGFAVGAVRAAEFIYGKKGFFTMDDMLQIK from the coding sequence ATGAAAATAGCCCTCATAGGATATGGGAAAATGGGAAAAGCCATAGAAGGTGTGGTAATCGAAGAAGGTCGTCATGAGATTTGTCTTAAGATAGATGATAGCAATAAAAAGGAGCTAACTATCGATCAACTAAAGCAAGTGGATGTAGCTATAGATTTTACCCAGCCTGACGCTGCCTTTGACAATGTCATGCTGTGTTTCGAAGCCAATATTCCTATCGTAGTAGGGACTACGGCATGGGCAGAAGGATTGGAAAAGGCAAAACAAATCTGCCATGAAAAAAATCAAACCTTATTCGCCTCACCGAATTTTAGTATCGGTGTCAATTTGTTTTTCCAGCTAAATAAATATTTTACCAAACTAATGCTTCCTTTTCAGGACTACAGTGTCAAAATGTCTGAAATTCACCATACGGAAAAGAAAGATGCACCAAGTGGTACTGCTGTGAAGCTGGCAAATGATATGATTGCAGTTAGCAACAATTGTTATAATTCTTGGGAATTAGACAAAGCTTCCAATTCTGGAGTCATACCTATCGAGGCTATTCGCGAAGAGCATGTTCCAGGCACACATCATGTCAGATTTGAATCTGAAATAGACTTTTTACAGATAACTCACGAGGCTAAAGGAAGAAAAGGATTTGCTGTAGGTGCGGTAAGAGCTGCAGAATTTATCTATGGTAAGAAAGGTTTTTTTACCATGGATGATATGCTACAGATTAAATAG